The following coding sequences are from one Leptospira mayottensis 200901116 window:
- a CDS encoding ABC transporter ATP-binding protein, which produces MIKVKNLSKFYGKKLAIDRLNFELGEGEIVGLLGLNGAGKTTTIRILTGYLIASDGICEIDGTNTFENPLEVKKKIGYLPETPPLYPELSVEDYLKFAARIKQVSSESIDSEIARVCERTFLTDVRKSNIETLSLGFRKRVGIAQALLGNPRIIILDEPVSGLDPKQIVEIRNLIHSLKEGHTILLSSHILPEVYKTCNRFVFLHRGRMVYQRDRKQLEEEMEKLSGLEVTLSGADAESGKKYLSSLPGVNAEKIQPIGEDSRGNTFLVSTSAEREFKEKLFASASSSPRLEYIRKQEVTLEQIFMNQV; this is translated from the coding sequence ATGATCAAAGTTAAAAACCTATCTAAATTCTATGGTAAGAAACTCGCTATAGATCGCCTAAATTTTGAGTTGGGAGAAGGAGAAATCGTAGGTCTTCTCGGTCTGAACGGAGCCGGAAAAACCACCACGATTCGAATTCTCACCGGATATCTAATCGCGTCTGACGGGATCTGTGAAATCGACGGAACGAACACTTTCGAAAATCCTCTTGAGGTAAAAAAGAAAATTGGCTATCTTCCCGAAACGCCTCCTCTCTACCCCGAGCTTTCCGTCGAAGACTATCTCAAGTTCGCCGCGAGAATTAAACAGGTTTCTTCCGAATCGATCGATTCGGAAATCGCAAGAGTTTGTGAAAGAACGTTTCTCACGGATGTCCGTAAGAGTAACATCGAAACTCTTTCTCTCGGTTTTCGTAAAAGAGTGGGGATTGCACAAGCGTTACTTGGAAATCCGAGAATCATTATTCTCGACGAACCCGTTTCCGGACTCGATCCGAAACAGATCGTAGAAATCAGAAATCTCATTCATTCTTTGAAAGAAGGACATACGATTCTACTTTCGAGTCATATTCTTCCCGAAGTTTATAAAACCTGCAACCGTTTCGTATTCTTGCATCGGGGAAGAATGGTATATCAAAGAGATAGAAAACAACTCGAAGAGGAAATGGAAAAACTTTCCGGCCTTGAAGTTACACTTTCAGGAGCGGACGCCGAATCCGGTAAAAAATATCTTTCTTCACTTCCAGGAGTGAACGCGGAAAAGATTCAACCGATCGGAGAAGATTCGAGAGGCAATACATTTCTTGTTTCTACCTCTGCGGAAAGGGAATTTAAGGAAAAACTTTTTGCGTCCGCATCTTCTTCTCCCCGTTTGGAATACATTCGCAAACAAGAAGTCACCTTAGAACAGATTTTTATGAACCAGGTTTGA
- a CDS encoding Gldg family protein: MKESVLLRIFPWVSLVSLFLYFPVRDSIQSSVNHWLWMGLVLAILILEPVYRWFQKKNIQEEWNSYISAGLGLIAFGIYHLRVFLEELALKSNSVGSGNERIREILLVLLVFCAIGFLILTLLKELGKDSAGAQSVLKTSKQALVRYFIMNLAIVFVALVIVNYISIMRNHNFDLSSKGQYSFSPTAVKILKSVNKEVEVIAFYPRPLENSPASDKANSFSLRRIRPDLEIYLDQLKSLSPQFKIRFINADVELDDLAEFGQVSNGIILLRTKKSLAESGKQYAEQRLSIREKSDLEDLERKIVQAIVNITTEEKNIYFTQSNGERFSSIFQNLPNEKIGILSNSLSFLNFKVKGLGIAEGWPSRIPENTDVLMIAGPTVAFSKEAQTAILDFIEKKKGKIFITIDPKGTENFKWLLEKSGYEFEKGPLSQVQGQAGMILAKSFRKHPIEEALSRKDMGAVFPFAGYFVPQTTLDPGGKNLEAFPLMESGGESILDKNNNGKQDNGEEKRNVILGMILKTIPKIQNESSNAQKNPSTGLDNSKQDPQNNLNSPLTPSPKGESENLPKSKDTDSKEEGRIVIFSGTSWITDQFISYGTNYELATSSITWMYQDLSLSSIQPKKEEINTASLTEVQKRVVWILGMFIFPGLIAFVSSVVLIQKRKREGEES, translated from the coding sequence ATGAAAGAATCTGTATTGCTGAGAATTTTTCCGTGGGTTTCCCTTGTTTCCTTATTTCTATATTTTCCGGTCCGAGATAGTATTCAGTCGTCCGTCAATCACTGGCTTTGGATGGGATTAGTATTGGCGATCCTGATTTTAGAGCCAGTTTATCGTTGGTTTCAAAAAAAGAATATTCAAGAAGAATGGAATTCTTATATATCTGCCGGCCTGGGTCTTATTGCGTTCGGAATCTATCATCTTCGCGTATTTTTGGAAGAACTTGCGTTAAAATCTAATTCAGTCGGCTCCGGAAACGAAAGAATCCGGGAAATTCTTTTGGTTCTTCTGGTTTTTTGTGCGATCGGATTTCTGATTCTGACTTTATTAAAGGAGTTGGGAAAGGATTCCGCAGGTGCACAGAGCGTTCTGAAAACTTCAAAGCAAGCCTTGGTGCGTTATTTCATCATGAATCTTGCGATCGTTTTTGTTGCTCTCGTGATCGTAAATTATATTTCCATAATGCGAAATCACAACTTCGACTTGAGCTCCAAAGGCCAGTATTCTTTTAGTCCCACCGCCGTCAAAATTCTAAAAAGCGTCAACAAAGAAGTCGAGGTGATCGCTTTTTATCCAAGACCTCTGGAAAATTCCCCTGCAAGCGATAAGGCCAATTCCTTTTCTTTAAGAAGAATTCGTCCAGACCTGGAAATTTATTTGGACCAATTGAAATCCTTAAGTCCACAGTTTAAGATTCGTTTTATCAATGCAGACGTAGAGCTGGACGATCTTGCCGAATTTGGCCAGGTGTCGAATGGAATCATACTCCTCAGAACCAAAAAATCTTTGGCGGAAAGCGGAAAACAATATGCTGAACAAAGACTTTCAATCCGAGAAAAAAGTGATCTGGAAGATTTGGAACGTAAGATTGTACAAGCGATCGTAAACATTACAACCGAAGAAAAGAATATTTATTTTACCCAATCCAACGGAGAAAGGTTCTCTTCGATTTTTCAGAATCTTCCGAACGAAAAAATCGGAATTTTATCCAACTCTTTAAGTTTCCTAAACTTTAAAGTGAAAGGGCTCGGAATCGCGGAAGGTTGGCCGTCTCGGATTCCGGAAAATACCGACGTTCTAATGATTGCGGGACCGACCGTCGCTTTTTCGAAAGAAGCGCAAACCGCCATTTTAGATTTTATCGAAAAGAAAAAAGGGAAAATTTTTATTACGATCGATCCAAAAGGAACGGAAAATTTTAAATGGCTTTTGGAAAAATCTGGTTATGAATTTGAAAAAGGGCCTCTTTCCCAGGTTCAGGGACAAGCTGGAATGATTCTCGCAAAGTCTTTTAGAAAGCACCCGATCGAAGAAGCCTTAAGTAGAAAGGACATGGGGGCCGTGTTTCCATTTGCCGGTTACTTTGTTCCACAGACGACTCTCGACCCCGGCGGTAAAAATTTAGAAGCATTTCCTTTAATGGAATCCGGTGGAGAATCTATATTAGATAAAAATAATAATGGAAAGCAGGATAACGGAGAAGAAAAAAGGAACGTAATCCTCGGGATGATTTTGAAGACAATTCCAAAGATCCAAAACGAGTCGTCCAACGCTCAGAAAAACCCTTCAACCGGTTTGGACAATTCCAAACAGGATCCGCAGAACAATCTGAATTCTCCCTTAACTCCAAGTCCAAAGGGTGAAAGCGAAAACCTTCCTAAAAGTAAAGATACCGATTCGAAAGAAGAAGGTAGAATTGTGATCTTTTCGGGAACATCTTGGATCACCGATCAGTTTATTTCCTACGGAACGAACTACGAACTCGCTACTTCTTCGATTACCTGGATGTATCAGGATCTTTCTTTGTCTTCTATTCAGCCGAAGAAAGAAGAAATCAATACGGCTTCTC
- a CDS encoding ABC transporter permease, which translates to MLQNIKWIFFKEVKVFFGTFMAPLVFGGTAFLNSLFVLILNFNSGTNYVDTTVITFLSFMSTIIIAMLILAMGSITEERNRGTLEFLFTAPITDLEIVAGKFAFGALICFLISVFVNGLFPIFLYSFWKAPLYIVVSGTIGVFLLGIFSFAIGLFGSSLGKNQMISLLISIVIILTLWVSGYFSYLFDSVTRKILYHLHIFSHFISFCKGVLPLNGIVFFVSGALFFLYLTVKVLESRRWRG; encoded by the coding sequence ATGCTTCAAAATATTAAATGGATTTTTTTCAAAGAAGTAAAAGTGTTCTTCGGAACCTTTATGGCTCCTTTGGTTTTCGGCGGAACCGCCTTTTTGAATTCTCTTTTCGTATTAATTCTGAATTTTAATTCAGGTACGAATTATGTTGATACCACGGTCATCACTTTTCTTTCTTTCATGTCAACGATCATCATCGCGATGCTGATCCTCGCGATGGGAAGTATCACCGAAGAAAGAAACCGAGGAACTTTGGAATTTCTTTTTACAGCTCCAATCACGGATTTGGAAATCGTAGCGGGCAAGTTCGCATTTGGAGCTCTGATTTGTTTTTTGATTTCCGTATTTGTAAATGGTTTGTTTCCGATTTTTCTTTATTCTTTTTGGAAAGCTCCTCTTTACATAGTGGTTTCTGGAACGATTGGGGTCTTTCTCTTGGGAATCTTTTCCTTTGCGATAGGACTTTTCGGAAGCAGTCTTGGTAAGAATCAGATGATTTCACTTCTGATTTCGATCGTGATCATTTTGACTCTTTGGGTATCGGGATATTTTTCGTATCTATTCGATTCGGTTACGAGAAAGATTCTCTACCACCTTCACATTTTTTCGCATTTTATTTCGTTTTGTAAAGGAGTACTGCCTTTGAACGGAATCGTTTTCTTTGTCAGTGGTGCGTTATTCTTCCTTTATCTCACCGTAAAAGTTTTAGAATCCAGGAGATGGAGAGGATGA